A window from Dehalococcoidia bacterium encodes these proteins:
- the cobO gene encoding cob(I)yrinic acid a,c-diamide adenosyltransferase, which translates to MPDDRAARRALLIVYTGRGKGKTTAALGLLLRAAGRGWKVTMLQFIKAETSNYGEHRAARRLGFELVSLGAGFTWLSENLEHDRALAEQCWAACKERLLSGDYDMVALDEFTYPLKFGWLDLDEVLTTLAARPAHVHVVVTGRDAPERLVAAADLVTEMTEIKHPYKQGVKAQPGIEF; encoded by the coding sequence GTGCCGGACGACCGTGCCGCCCGCCGCGCACTGCTGATCGTCTACACCGGTCGCGGCAAGGGCAAAACCACGGCGGCGCTCGGCCTGCTGCTGCGCGCCGCCGGCCGCGGCTGGAAGGTCACAATGCTGCAGTTCATCAAGGCCGAGACCAGCAACTACGGCGAGCACCGCGCCGCGCGCCGGCTGGGCTTCGAGCTCGTGTCGCTGGGCGCCGGCTTCACCTGGCTCTCGGAGAACCTGGAGCACGACCGCGCCCTCGCCGAGCAGTGTTGGGCGGCCTGCAAAGAGCGGCTGCTCTCTGGCGATTATGACATGGTCGCCCTGGATGAGTTCACCTATCCGCTGAAGTTCGGCTGGCTCGACCTGGACGAGGTGCTGACGACGCTCGCCGCACGGCCCGCGCACGTGCACGTGGTGGTCACCGGTCGTGATGCGCCGGAGCGGCTTGTGGCCGCGGCCGACCTCGTCACGGAGATGACCGAGATCAAGCATCCATACAAGCAAGGCGTCAAGGCACAGCCCGGCATCGAGTTCTAG
- the lipB gene encoding lipoyl(octanoyl) transferase LipB: MPELRLIDLGRSRYEEILLIQRKLLGQRKAGAIPDTLLLTEHEPVITTGQNADFRHLLVAERHLELVGVPLLHCERGGDITYHGPGQLVAYPILDLRGYGRDVHQYVRRLEQTAIELCASYGVTAERRGGAPGVYAVAGKIASVGVFISRWVTMHGIAINLAPDPVHLAWLRPCGLPDTPFTSIRALRGDAPAYTEAASRYATIFAEVFGCRLRASAAFAAPVD, from the coding sequence ATGCCTGAACTGCGGCTCATCGACCTTGGCCGCAGCCGCTATGAGGAGATCCTGCTGATCCAACGGAAGCTGTTGGGGCAGCGCAAGGCGGGCGCCATCCCCGACACCCTGCTGCTGACGGAGCACGAGCCGGTGATCACCACCGGCCAGAACGCGGACTTCCGCCATCTGCTGGTCGCGGAGCGGCATCTGGAACTCGTCGGCGTGCCGCTGCTGCACTGCGAGCGCGGCGGCGATATCACCTATCACGGCCCGGGCCAGCTCGTCGCCTACCCGATTCTTGACCTCAGAGGCTACGGGCGCGACGTGCATCAATACGTGCGCCGGCTTGAACAGACCGCAATCGAGCTGTGCGCTTCCTACGGTGTGACCGCTGAACGACGCGGCGGCGCGCCCGGTGTGTACGCCGTCGCTGGCAAGATCGCCTCAGTCGGCGTCTTCATCAGTCGCTGGGTTACCATGCACGGCATCGCCATCAATCTCGCTCCCGACCCTGTGCACCTCGCCTGGCTCCGGCCATGCGGCCTCCCGGACACGCCGTTCACCTCGATCCGCGCCCTGCGCGGCGATGCCCCGGCTTACACCGAAGCCGCCAGCCGCTACGCGACAATCTTTGCGGAGGTGTTTGGCTGCCGCCTACGGGCGAGCGCCGCGTTCGCAGCCCCGGTCGATTGA
- a CDS encoding NAD(P)/FAD-dependent oxidoreductase, producing MSELFDLVAIGGGPAGYTAALRVAELGGRAAIVEEQAAGGNCVQHNCIPTMILLDTLEGAERAQSLGGVLSIHDGPPAFNRAVARKQQLVQAMTNGIRVQLRQQKVEFYDGRARIERPGRVAAALSDGSPLALDCRTILVATGARPDLPAVPGLDANAILTADTALRLTVVPESLLILGGAPNPAFVLEFARLFAGFGSRVTLIEEGDSILPGEEPLFAAALGETLRASGVEVMTDARLAGVVSNEAGCVARVVAAGGERQLVVAAICAPDRRRPYWADVGLEALRPEQANGALRVDEHGETSARGIFAAGDVTGGAMTSQAAATAGRGVSEHVMGRKSRRDDRFSPRAIFTDPEFAAVGVTEAAAKATGRAVRCGTANLLANARSLTMGGREGVVKVVADAESGQILGVHVIGPGAGELIGQAVLAMRLEATVEDLAAATHWHPTLSESLTEAARRAAGDA from the coding sequence GTGAGTGAGCTATTCGATCTGGTGGCGATCGGCGGCGGTCCGGCGGGCTACACGGCGGCGCTGCGCGTGGCGGAGCTCGGCGGCCGCGCCGCGATCGTCGAGGAGCAGGCGGCCGGCGGAAACTGCGTCCAGCACAACTGCATCCCGACGATGATCTTGCTGGATACGCTTGAAGGCGCGGAGCGGGCGCAGAGCCTCGGCGGCGTTCTCTCCATACACGACGGACCGCCGGCCTTCAACCGCGCCGTGGCGCGCAAGCAGCAGCTCGTGCAGGCGATGACCAACGGCATCCGTGTGCAACTACGACAGCAGAAGGTCGAGTTCTACGACGGCCGCGCTCGCATCGAGCGGCCCGGCCGTGTGGCCGCCGCGCTCAGCGACGGCTCACCGCTCGCGCTCGACTGCCGGACCATCCTGGTGGCCACCGGTGCGCGGCCCGACCTGCCGGCGGTGCCGGGCCTCGACGCGAACGCGATCCTCACCGCCGACACCGCGCTGCGCCTGACCGTCGTTCCCGAATCGCTGCTGATCCTGGGCGGCGCGCCGAACCCCGCCTTCGTGCTGGAGTTCGCCCGCCTCTTCGCCGGCTTCGGTTCGCGCGTTACGCTGATCGAAGAGGGCGATTCGATCCTGCCGGGTGAGGAGCCGCTGTTCGCCGCGGCGCTGGGAGAGACGCTGCGAGCAAGCGGGGTTGAGGTCATGACAGACGCCCGCCTGGCCGGCGTGGTGAGTAACGAGGCCGGCTGCGTCGCCCGCGTAGTGGCTGCCGGCGGCGAACGGCAGCTCGTGGTGGCCGCGATCTGTGCGCCGGACCGCCGCCGGCCGTACTGGGCGGACGTGGGACTGGAGGCGCTGCGACCAGAACAGGCGAACGGCGCCCTGCGCGTCGACGAGCACGGCGAGACGAGCGCTCGCGGCATCTTCGCGGCGGGAGATGTGACGGGAGGCGCAATGACCTCGCAGGCGGCGGCGACGGCCGGCCGCGGCGTGAGCGAACACGTCATGGGCCGCAAGTCGCGGCGCGATGACCGCTTTTCGCCTCGTGCGATCTTCACCGACCCGGAGTTCGCCGCGGTGGGAGTCACCGAAGCGGCTGCGAAGGCCACGGGCCGAGCGGTGCGCTGCGGCACGGCCAACCTGCTCGCCAACGCGCGCTCGCTGACTATGGGCGGGCGCGAGGGCGTCGTGAAGGTCGTTGCGGATGCCGAGAGCGGCCAAATCCTTGGCGTGCACGTGATCGGCCCGGGCGCGGGCGAGTTGATCGGGCAGGCCGTGCTGGCGATGCGGCTCGAAGCCACGGTTGAAGACCTGGCCGCCGCGACGCACTGGCACCCAACACTGTCGGAGAGCCTGACCGAAGCCGCGAGAAGGGCCGCCGGCGATGCCTGA
- a CDS encoding dihydrolipoamide acetyltransferase family protein has product MATEVLMPKLGMTMVEGTLAAWLQPDGAPVAPGVPIFRMTTEKIDYEVEAEAEGVLRHAAAEEAVIEAGGLVGYILATGEAPPAGLGAGPAPAGVVTTATPAARANGSAAPATAPDSFVVATPAARRLARELGVDLAAVHGSGPGGRVSEADVTAAHQSAAAVAADTGEVAAGVKASPLARRIAEQHGIDLRTLHGSGPGGRIVQEDVEGAIAAAAGGAAAPVASVPYRGLRKTIGERMHASLQQMAQLTLTAEADVTDLLKLRGQLVEEWERDGVRVGFTDLAIKAAARALREHPRVNASLEGDQIVLHAEVNVGMAVALAEGLIVPVLHRADVTPLKQLAERAAALAERARAGKLGFDDVSGGTFSVTSLGMYGVDGFTPIVNPPQAAILGVGRIRDALALEGSEVRRRSVMTLSLTIDHRVLDGAPAAEFLARIRHLLERPYLLLAE; this is encoded by the coding sequence ATGGCGACGGAAGTGCTGATGCCGAAACTGGGCATGACCATGGTCGAGGGCACGCTGGCAGCCTGGTTGCAGCCCGACGGCGCGCCCGTTGCGCCCGGCGTCCCGATCTTTCGTATGACCACCGAGAAGATCGACTACGAAGTTGAAGCAGAGGCGGAGGGTGTGCTGCGCCACGCCGCCGCGGAAGAAGCGGTGATCGAAGCCGGTGGCCTGGTCGGCTACATTCTCGCAACGGGCGAAGCGCCGCCGGCGGGGCTCGGCGCCGGCCCCGCGCCTGCGGGCGTCGTCACAACCGCAACGCCCGCTGCCCGGGCGAACGGCAGCGCGGCGCCCGCGACAGCACCAGACAGCTTTGTGGTCGCCACGCCAGCGGCGCGCCGGCTCGCCCGCGAGCTCGGCGTTGATCTGGCCGCGGTGCACGGATCGGGTCCAGGCGGCCGCGTCAGCGAAGCCGATGTGACGGCGGCGCATCAATCAGCCGCGGCCGTCGCGGCAGACACCGGCGAGGTTGCCGCCGGGGTCAAGGCCTCGCCGCTCGCGCGCCGGATCGCCGAGCAACACGGTATCGACCTGCGCACGCTGCACGGCAGCGGGCCGGGCGGCCGCATCGTGCAGGAGGACGTGGAGGGCGCGATCGCGGCCGCGGCCGGAGGCGCCGCCGCGCCGGTGGCGAGCGTGCCATACCGCGGGCTGCGCAAGACGATCGGCGAGCGCATGCACGCCAGCCTGCAGCAGATGGCCCAGCTCACGCTGACGGCCGAAGCGGACGTCACGGATCTGCTCAAGCTGCGCGGCCAGCTCGTCGAGGAGTGGGAGCGAGACGGCGTGCGCGTCGGCTTCACGGATCTGGCGATCAAGGCGGCGGCGAGGGCGCTGCGCGAACATCCTCGCGTCAACGCGTCGCTGGAAGGCGATCAGATCGTGCTGCACGCCGAGGTCAACGTCGGCATGGCCGTGGCCCTGGCGGAAGGGTTGATCGTGCCGGTGCTGCACCGGGCCGACGTCACCCCGCTCAAGCAGCTCGCCGAGCGCGCCGCGGCGCTGGCGGAGCGCGCCCGCGCCGGCAAGCTTGGCTTCGACGACGTATCGGGCGGCACCTTCTCGGTCACGTCGCTGGGCATGTATGGCGTGGACGGCTTCACGCCGATTGTCAACCCGCCGCAGGCCGCGATCCTCGGCGTCGGCCGCATCCGCGACGCGCTGGCGCTGGAGGGCAGTGAAGTGCGGCGCCGCTCGGTGATGACGCTCAGCTTGACGATCGACCACCGCGTGCTGGACGGCGCTCCTGCCGCCGAGTTCCTCGCGCGCATTCGCCACCTGCTGGAGCGTCCTTACCTGCTGCTCGCCGAATGA
- a CDS encoding NAD(+)/NADH kinase, with protein sequence MAARPESVGIIANPASGKDIRRLVGHASVIDNNEKVQIVRRVLLALDAAGVRRVIAMPDYFGIVRRAVETLRLRLQLEYARIELSGREEDTTRAAGELADAGVATLITLGGDGTNRAAALGTCDVPLIPISTGTNNVFPAQIEGSSAGLAAAALALGLVRAGEAATRAKCLRLHLPAGCCSLALIDVAVLEPGWIGARAVYDPSRLRRVLLTRASAVAVGLAGLGGLLQEVGAEDEHGLDLQLRADSGCGESVNAPLAPGLFLPLSVSRRRPLVLGEVAQIEGPCLLALDGERAIEIDAAAAASVVLRRDGPPVVNVERCLSLAARRGLLRL encoded by the coding sequence TTGGCCGCTCGCCCGGAGTCCGTGGGCATCATCGCCAATCCGGCCTCCGGCAAGGACATCCGCCGGCTGGTGGGTCACGCCTCGGTCATCGACAACAACGAGAAGGTGCAGATCGTCCGCCGTGTGCTGCTCGCGCTGGACGCGGCCGGCGTGCGGCGCGTGATCGCCATGCCGGACTACTTCGGTATCGTGCGGCGCGCCGTCGAAACGCTGCGGCTGCGGCTGCAGCTGGAATACGCCCGCATCGAGCTCAGCGGCCGGGAGGAGGATACGACGCGGGCTGCGGGGGAACTTGCGGATGCAGGCGTAGCGACGCTGATCACGCTTGGCGGCGACGGCACGAACCGCGCGGCCGCGCTCGGCACCTGCGACGTGCCCCTGATCCCGATCTCCACGGGCACGAACAACGTATTTCCCGCGCAGATCGAAGGCAGCAGCGCCGGTCTCGCCGCTGCGGCGCTGGCGCTCGGCCTCGTTCGCGCCGGCGAGGCGGCGACCCGGGCGAAGTGTCTGCGCCTGCACCTGCCGGCTGGCTGCTGCTCGCTCGCCCTGATCGATGTGGCCGTGCTCGAACCGGGTTGGATCGGCGCTCGCGCCGTGTATGATCCGTCGCGGCTGCGCCGGGTGCTGCTGACGCGGGCGTCGGCCGTCGCCGTGGGCCTGGCCGGCTTGGGCGGACTGCTGCAGGAGGTGGGGGCCGAGGACGAGCATGGGCTCGACCTGCAACTGAGGGCCGACTCCGGCTGTGGCGAGTCGGTGAACGCGCCGCTTGCGCCGGGCCTCTTCTTGCCGCTCAGCGTGTCCCGGCGGCGGCCGCTCGTGCTCGGAGAGGTGGCGCAGATCGAGGGGCCATGCCTGCTCGCGCTCGATGGCGAACGCGCGATCGAGATCGACGCGGCCGCCGCCGCGAGCGTGGTGCTGCGACGCGACGGACCGCCGGTAGTGAACGTGGAACGGTGTCTCTCGCTGGCAGCGCGCCGCGGCCTGCTTCGCCTCTGA
- a CDS encoding alpha-ketoacid dehydrogenase subunit beta codes for MREIYYRQAINEALTQEMERDPDIFLAGEDVAEHQGAFGTSQGLLARFGEERVIDTPISESAIIGLAVGAAATGMRPIVEIMFMDFMGVCMDQILNQLAKMKYMFGGKARLPVVVRASCGAGMRLAAQHSQSLEAMLCHIPGLKVVMPSTPNDAKGLLIASIRDDNPVFFLEHKGLYRIKGPCPEEAFTVPLGSAEVKRPGKDLTIVATSRMVHEALAAAEKLSERGVDAEVIDPRTVQPLDTETIVASVRKTHRVVICHEAVRFAGIGAEIAAQIAEEAFDYLDAPILRVAAPFTPVPFSPSLEDAWLPGSEKIVDAAERLLPARV; via the coding sequence GTGCGCGAAATCTACTACCGCCAGGCGATCAACGAGGCGCTGACGCAGGAGATGGAGCGCGACCCCGACATCTTCCTTGCGGGCGAAGACGTGGCCGAGCACCAGGGCGCCTTCGGCACCAGCCAGGGGCTGCTGGCGCGCTTCGGCGAGGAGCGCGTCATCGACACGCCGATCTCCGAGTCGGCGATCATCGGTCTTGCCGTGGGCGCGGCGGCGACGGGCATGCGCCCGATCGTCGAGATCATGTTCATGGACTTCATGGGCGTCTGCATGGACCAGATTCTCAACCAGCTCGCGAAGATGAAGTACATGTTCGGCGGCAAGGCGCGGCTGCCGGTGGTCGTGCGCGCCTCCTGCGGCGCCGGTATGCGCCTGGCCGCGCAGCACTCGCAGAGCCTGGAGGCGATGCTCTGCCACATCCCCGGCCTCAAAGTCGTGATGCCCTCGACGCCGAACGACGCCAAGGGGCTGCTCATCGCCTCGATCCGCGACGACAACCCGGTCTTCTTCCTCGAACACAAGGGGCTCTACCGGATCAAGGGTCCCTGCCCCGAGGAGGCGTTCACCGTGCCGCTAGGCTCGGCCGAGGTGAAGCGGCCGGGTAAGGATCTCACGATCGTCGCGACTTCGCGCATGGTGCATGAGGCGCTTGCCGCCGCTGAGAAACTCAGTGAGCGAGGGGTCGATGCCGAGGTGATCGATCCGCGCACGGTGCAGCCGCTGGATACCGAGACGATCGTCGCTTCGGTGCGGAAGACGCATCGCGTCGTGATCTGTCACGAGGCGGTGCGCTTCGCCGGCATCGGCGCCGAGATCGCCGCGCAGATCGCGGAGGAGGCGTTCGACTACCTCGACGCGCCGATCCTGCGAGTTGCCGCGCCCTTCACGCCTGTGCCGTTCAGCCCCTCACTGGAAGATGCCTGGCTGCCTGGCTCGGAGAAGATCGTCGATGCCGCGGAGCGGCTGCTGCCGGCTCGCGTCTAG
- a CDS encoding thiamine pyrophosphate-dependent dehydrogenase E1 component subunit alpha, giving the protein MDVSAEKLRAMYERMVTIRQFEEEGGRLSQAGRIPGALHLYVGEEAVAVGVCANLHDDDYITSTHRGHGHLVAKGGDLGRMYAELFGRVDGYCHGKGGSMHIADLDLGMLGANGIVGGGPPIAVGAAFTARARGRGQVAVCFFGDGASNEGTLHEAANMAALYRLPVIFCCENNLYGEYTPQARHQTVVDVADRASAYNMPGVVVDGMDVMAVYEAAFEAIERARRGEGPTLLECKTYRYYDHVGVNATATYRTDEEVARWKARDAIQSFRERLLHQGVLSEADDQQIQARVRERIADALRFAEASPLPTADHLLEDVYT; this is encoded by the coding sequence ATGGACGTCTCAGCCGAGAAGCTGCGCGCGATGTACGAGCGCATGGTCACCATCCGGCAATTCGAGGAGGAGGGCGGCCGGCTCTCGCAGGCCGGCCGCATCCCCGGCGCCTTGCACCTCTACGTGGGCGAGGAGGCCGTCGCCGTCGGCGTCTGCGCCAATCTGCACGACGACGACTACATCACCAGCACCCATCGCGGCCACGGCCATCTCGTGGCCAAAGGCGGGGACCTGGGCCGCATGTACGCCGAGCTGTTCGGCCGTGTCGACGGCTACTGCCACGGCAAGGGCGGCTCGATGCACATCGCCGACCTCGACCTCGGCATGCTGGGCGCCAACGGCATCGTCGGCGGCGGCCCGCCGATCGCCGTCGGCGCCGCCTTCACCGCCAGGGCCCGCGGGCGTGGCCAGGTCGCCGTCTGCTTCTTCGGCGACGGGGCCAGCAACGAAGGCACCCTGCACGAAGCGGCGAACATGGCCGCGCTCTACCGCCTGCCGGTGATCTTCTGCTGCGAGAACAACCTCTACGGCGAGTACACGCCGCAGGCCCGCCACCAGACGGTTGTAGACGTGGCGGACCGCGCCTCGGCCTACAACATGCCCGGCGTAGTGGTGGACGGGATGGACGTGATGGCGGTCTACGAGGCGGCGTTCGAGGCGATCGAGCGGGCGCGGCGAGGCGAGGGACCCACCCTGCTCGAATGCAAGACCTACCGCTACTACGACCACGTCGGCGTCAACGCCACGGCGACCTACCGCACCGACGAGGAGGTCGCTCGCTGGAAGGCGCGCGACGCGATCCAGAGCTTCCGCGAGCGCCTGCTGCACCAGGGCGTGCTCAGCGAGGCCGACGACCAGCAGATCCAGGCGCGGGTGCGTGAGCGCATCGCCGACGCGCTGCGCTTCGCCGAGGCGAGCCCGCTACCCACGGCAGACCATCTGCTCGAAGACGTGTACACGTAA
- a CDS encoding alpha/beta hydrolase — MPLDPQARAVLDQMAALGDPPLGTATVEETRRNMAARRAGMPPGEPVAKTEDRSVPGPAGSVPVRIYTPEGRAPFPVLVYFHGGGWVIGDIESHDASVRALTNRSGCVIVSVDYRLAPEHKFPAAADDCFAATQWAAAHAAEFGGDASRLAVGGDSAGGNLAAVVALMAKERGGPRIAFQLLIYPVTDHNYETASYSENAEGYLLSRDSMVWFWNHYLNTPAEGKNPIASPLQAADLAGLPPALVITAEFDPLRDEGEAYAKRLKAAGVRVTATRYDGMIHGFFGMFLQIDKAKLALDEAAAALCAALSAAPATARV, encoded by the coding sequence ATGCCACTCGATCCGCAGGCCCGCGCTGTTCTTGATCAGATGGCCGCGCTCGGCGATCCACCGCTCGGTACGGCGACGGTGGAGGAGACGCGCCGCAACATGGCCGCGCGCCGTGCGGGGATGCCGCCGGGAGAACCGGTAGCGAAGACGGAGGATCGCAGCGTTCCCGGCCCGGCGGGTTCGGTCCCGGTGCGCATCTACACGCCGGAAGGCCGCGCACCGTTCCCCGTGCTGGTCTACTTCCACGGCGGCGGCTGGGTAATCGGCGACATTGAAAGCCACGACGCCTCGGTCCGCGCCCTTACCAACCGCAGCGGCTGTGTGATCGTCTCCGTCGACTACCGGCTCGCGCCCGAGCACAAGTTCCCGGCGGCAGCGGATGACTGCTTCGCCGCGACACAGTGGGCGGCGGCGCACGCGGCGGAGTTCGGCGGTGATGCCTCGCGGCTGGCCGTCGGCGGCGACTCGGCGGGCGGGAACCTGGCGGCGGTGGTGGCGCTGATGGCAAAGGAGAGAGGCGGACCGCGTATCGCCTTCCAGTTGCTGATCTACCCCGTGACCGACCACAACTACGAGACCGCGTCGTACAGCGAAAACGCCGAGGGCTATCTGCTCAGTCGCGACTCGATGGTCTGGTTCTGGAACCACTACCTGAACACCCCCGCCGAGGGCAAGAACCCGATCGCCTCGCCGCTTCAAGCGGCCGACCTCGCGGGGCTGCCGCCGGCGCTGGTGATCACCGCCGAGTTCGACCCGCTGCGCGATGAGGGCGAAGCGTACGCGAAGCGGCTGAAGGCGGCCGGCGTGCGCGTAACGGCCACCCGCTATGACGGCATGATCCACGGCTTCTTCGGCATGTTCTTGCAGATCGACAAGGCAAAGCTGGCGTTGGACGAGGCCGCGGCGGCGTTGTGCGCGGCGCTCTCGGCCGCGCCGGCGACGGCTCGCGTGTAA
- a CDS encoding helicase C-terminal domain-containing protein: MNRSADSGEWFVSLDLEMTGIDPEHDEIIEIGAIRFTAGGRSERYQTLVNPGRPLPYRIRTLTGISDEELQSAPPFAVVAETLRSFLGADPIVGQHVGFDLMYLQRMGLRPPGPVWNTAELAELLAPGLPEYSLRGLTRRFGIDFPTQHRALPDAEAAMQLFLLLRERALALPPLVLAEIVQLSAGTSWPLRAFFASALQALMPNLLPGAASEIVLDVTAAPRPQTQALQAHAEREPLATEEIRAVFDCIATHPQVFGGFEQRPQQVEMAEAVTQALSQDEHLLVEAGTGTGKSLAYLLPAACFALRNGERVVVSTNTINLQEQITGKDLPALRGVLAACGPDDVQAMLPEFRAVQLKGRGNYLCLQRFANFRRQTGLSNEEARFAVRLLLWLQTTETGDRAELNLRPEEEPIWARLSAANSECFNGPSYYVRNGACQLLRARKRAEAAHLVVVNHALLLSDISAGGRVLPPYERLIVDEAHNLEEEATDQFGFTTGLGECRNALNAIDERGAERESGLLADVAVALRLPGQDAAQREHIDGLLTSTRELTERARERVPELFGRIQAFVAEHAQTGGEYDHRLLLTTGKRSQPGWQEVELAWENLRVALDVLQEALGRLGAALTDSGTTAVLDAEGLGASVAARVQSLTRLRLGLDEIIGRHDAERIAWLTVNRLHGAVTLASAPLNVGEVLESYLFGRKSSVVLTSATLSAAGSFRYVRERLGLEEAEELALGSPFDYRSAALVLTATDMPEPNRLDYQPAVERGVIELTRASEGRALVLFTSHGALRATYRAVRPALEADGIRVLAQGVDGTPRDLLDALKADHRTVLLGTASFWEGVDLVGEALSLLIIAKLPFPVPTDPVFAARSELFDAPFKDYALPQAALRFKQGFGRLIRQKSDRGVLAVLDRRIRSKTYGKTFLASLPDCTQADAPLAQLPTHVRKWLRQANR, from the coding sequence TTGAACAGGTCCGCGGACTCCGGCGAGTGGTTCGTCTCGCTCGACCTGGAGATGACGGGCATCGACCCGGAACACGACGAGATCATCGAGATCGGCGCGATCCGCTTCACCGCGGGCGGGCGCAGCGAACGCTACCAGACGCTGGTCAACCCGGGCCGGCCGCTCCCCTACCGCATCCGAACGCTCACGGGCATATCCGACGAGGAGCTGCAGTCGGCGCCGCCCTTCGCGGTCGTGGCCGAGACGCTGCGCAGCTTTCTCGGCGCCGATCCGATCGTCGGGCAGCACGTCGGCTTTGACTTGATGTACCTGCAGCGCATGGGCCTGCGCCCGCCCGGCCCGGTGTGGAACACGGCGGAGCTGGCCGAGCTGCTGGCGCCGGGCCTGCCGGAGTACAGCCTGCGCGGCCTCACCCGACGCTTCGGCATCGACTTTCCCACCCAGCACCGCGCCCTGCCCGATGCTGAGGCGGCGATGCAGCTCTTCCTGCTGCTGCGCGAGCGGGCGCTGGCGCTGCCGCCGCTCGTGCTCGCGGAGATCGTGCAGCTCAGCGCCGGGACGAGCTGGCCGTTGCGCGCCTTCTTCGCCTCCGCCCTGCAGGCGCTCATGCCTAACCTCTTGCCCGGCGCCGCCTCGGAGATCGTGCTTGACGTAACCGCTGCCCCGCGTCCGCAGACGCAAGCGCTGCAGGCCCACGCGGAACGGGAGCCGCTGGCGACCGAGGAGATCCGCGCGGTGTTCGACTGCATCGCCACGCACCCGCAAGTCTTTGGCGGCTTCGAGCAGCGTCCGCAGCAGGTCGAGATGGCGGAGGCGGTGACGCAGGCGCTCTCACAGGACGAGCACCTGCTGGTGGAAGCGGGAACGGGCACGGGCAAATCGCTGGCGTACCTGCTGCCGGCGGCCTGCTTCGCCCTGCGCAACGGCGAGCGCGTCGTCGTCTCCACCAACACGATCAATTTGCAGGAACAGATCACGGGCAAGGATCTGCCGGCGCTGCGCGGCGTGCTCGCCGCCTGCGGGCCGGACGATGTGCAGGCGATGCTGCCGGAGTTCCGCGCCGTGCAGCTCAAGGGCCGAGGCAACTACCTTTGCCTGCAGCGCTTCGCCAACTTCCGCCGCCAGACCGGCCTCTCGAACGAGGAGGCGCGCTTCGCCGTACGGCTGCTGCTCTGGCTGCAGACGACCGAGACCGGCGACCGCGCCGAGCTCAACCTGCGGCCGGAGGAGGAGCCGATCTGGGCGCGCCTCTCGGCGGCGAACTCGGAGTGCTTCAACGGCCCGTCGTACTACGTCCGCAACGGCGCCTGCCAGCTGCTGCGTGCCCGCAAGCGTGCCGAGGCTGCGCATCTCGTCGTCGTCAACCACGCGCTGCTGCTCTCCGACATCTCCGCCGGCGGGCGCGTGCTGCCCCCATACGAGCGGCTGATCGTGGACGAGGCGCACAACCTGGAGGAAGAGGCCACCGATCAGTTCGGCTTCACCACCGGTCTGGGCGAGTGCCGCAACGCCCTGAATGCGATCGACGAACGCGGCGCCGAGCGCGAGAGCGGCCTGCTGGCCGACGTCGCCGTCGCGCTGCGCCTGCCGGGGCAGGACGCCGCGCAACGCGAGCACATCGACGGGTTGCTCACCTCAACGCGTGAGTTGACCGAGCGGGCGCGCGAGCGCGTGCCCGAGCTGTTCGGGCGCATCCAGGCGTTCGTGGCGGAGCACGCACAGACCGGCGGAGAGTACGACCACCGGCTGCTGCTCACCACCGGCAAGCGCTCGCAACCGGGCTGGCAGGAGGTCGAGCTGGCATGGGAGAACCTGCGCGTGGCGCTCGACGTGTTGCAGGAGGCGCTGGGGCGGCTCGGCGCCGCGCTGACCGATTCGGGCACAACCGCGGTGCTCGACGCGGAGGGACTCGGGGCCAGTGTGGCGGCGCGGGTACAGTCGCTGACGCGGCTTCGGCTCGGGCTGGACGAGATCATCGGCCGCCACGACGCGGAGCGCATCGCCTGGCTAACGGTGAACCGGCTGCACGGCGCCGTGACGCTGGCTTCGGCTCCGCTCAACGTGGGCGAGGTGCTGGAGAGCTACCTCTTCGGCCGCAAGTCGAGCGTGGTGCTCACCTCCGCCACGCTGAGCGCCGCGGGCAGCTTCCGCTACGTGCGCGAGCGCCTGGGATTGGAAGAGGCGGAGGAGCTGGCGCTCGGTTCGCCCTTCGACTACCGCAGCGCCGCGCTGGTGCTGACCGCGACCGACATGCCCGAGCCGAACCGCCTCGACTACCAGCCGGCCGTGGAGCGGGGCGTAATCGAGCTGACCCGCGCCAGCGAAGGCCGCGCGCTGGTGCTCTTCACCTCACACGGCGCTCTGCGGGCGACGTATCGCGCCGTGAGGCCGGCGCTGGAAGCGGACGGCATCCGCGTGCTGGCACAGGGCGTGGACGGCACGCCGCGTGACCTGCTCGACGCGCTGAAGGCGGACCACCGCACAGTCCTGCTCGGCACCGCCAGCTTTTGGGAGGGCGTGGATCTGGTCGGCGAGGCGCTCTCGCTGCTGATCATCGCCAAGCTGCCCTTCCCGGTGCCCACCGACCCCGTGTTCGCGGCGCGCAGCGAGCTGTTCGACGCGCCCTTCAAGGACTATGCGCTGCCACAGGCGGCACTGCGCTTCAAGCAGGGATTCGGCCGGCTGATTCGACAGAAGAGCGACCGCGGCGTGCTGGCCGTGCTGGACCGGCGCATACGCAGCAAGACGTACGGCAAGACGTTCCTCGCCTCGCTGCCCGACTGCACGCAGGCCGACGCCCCACTCGCCCAACTTCCCACGCACGTGCGCAAGTGGCTGCGGCAAGCGAACCGATGA